ACATATACACAGTTAATAATTAAATCTCTGTTAAGTAATCTTTTAAATAAAAAACCTCAATTAGGAAAATGGGATGGGATAAAGCTAGAACGTTCAATAAAATGGTGTTGGGGAGGTTATAAAGAAAGCCCAATTACAAATATAATTAACAAATCAAATATTACTTGGCGTAGTAAAAATAAGCCATTTATAGCAACATTACGGGAAAGTCAGAAATTAAGTAATGGTGACATTTATATAGGTAGATGCTACAAGGAGCTAGCAGATTATGCGGTAGAAGAATGGGAGTTTGCTAATAAGCCTTGAGGTAAATAAATATAGTTTTTGGAAACGCTAGTCTTCATAATCTATCCCTGAACTCTAACCCCAGCATTACATAGATATCCCCCTCAATTGTTTAATCCATAACACATCCCTCCATACAATCTAAAAGATTTCAAAATGCGACACATCATTAAGCTCAAGACCTACATCGCCTTCACACGCGGTTGTAGGTTTTTTTATATGCCCCACCAGCTGACAAACCCCACGCTACAGAATTGTGTGATCGCTTCAAGTCTAAATCCAACTGCCTCAGTCACACAGAAACCAACAGAGCGTTGAAAATTTTGAGATTACTAGCTAATGTCAATAAAACAACGTAAGTGACCAAAAAGCTGATTATTTCGTTCACCAATCCAGGCGATTAACCCAGATTTATGAATAAGACACATAGCAAAACTACTTACGTAGATTATATTGTTAAACTTCCTGAGCGATCGCTGGAGGAATTTTGTCGCTGGGTATACCGCTTCATGGGCAATGCTCAGTTCATCTATCCTCAACATCTAGCTGAACAACACCAAAAATTTGCTCATGCATTAATAGATTGGTATTCTTCCAAAGCCATATAAATTAAGATAATTGACCCACATGACTTTAATGCTGGGGGAAAGTAAAAGTAGAGGCACTGGCTAATTAGTACAAAAACCTAATCTAACCCGGAGTTCCGGGTTAGTAGTAGTTCACGCTCAATCTTCATGCCGTAACTGCCATGCTGCACCGCAAGCGGCCCCAGCCCCAGCTAACAATCCGGTACTCATTCCTTGGATAGTTTTTTGGATTGGGTCTTGAGTTAGACAGTCGCTTGTAACCTTACTGTCTTCTAAGCAGAGATTACTTTCTGCCCAAGCAGCAGTACCTCCCAAAATTACACCAGTTATACTACAGGAAATAACTAGCAGCAAAAGGCGTTGAGTTTTTCTAACCATAGATAGATGTGCTAAAGATTAGAGATAGTAATTTACTTTCAATTACTTTACACATTCTTGCTAGCAAATGTCAGCTGGTTTCAAAACTAAAATAGGTCAAAGTCGATTTTACCTGCATTTCAAAGATACAAATCACATAAATTATATTTTTACCTCTTCTGAGGCACTAATACTGGTATTTTATGGGCATCGGCTACGGATTTGGCATGTTGCCCAACAGTCACAACATTGAACTGACTGGATATAATTTCCAAACTTTTGTTCACTATTGCCAGCTTCTTGTAGGTGGGGAGACTCATTCCAGGGAAGAATGATAACTCTGGCACATCCTCTTGACTTACAAAGTCTGTAGGATGGAATAGCAAAGAAGGCTGGACATGTGTAAGTTTACACAGCCATAGGGCAATTCGCAGGTAGAGTAACGCAGCTTCCGAAGAAAATGTACTTATATACATTATGTAACTGAAGTGAATTGGCACCTTGAAAATTGGCATGGTGGTTACGGGAATTTCAGTCAATTTATCCTTACCCATCTTCCACTGGTAAGGTTTTAAAGGCTGCAAACCGTCTTTGAAACCGCCAAACAAGGCTTCGCGTTTCTTGCGTTCTTCCTTGCTCAGTTTACAGGTCATTAAATAATAAGCTCGTGCTATGGGCCCCAAAAATGTGGGAAAAGTTGAAGCATCATATTCGTATCCCCGTCGTGCTAAGACTTTCAATACCGCAGGCGAAAAACTGTATCCAGGCCCCCGAAAGCCGATAGGATGTTGATGGGTAACGCGCTTGATATGTTGTTCGGCTAACGCCACTTCTTGTTCAATTTCATCCTCTGAATATAGATGTAGCCAAGGATCATGGTAGAATGAATGATTACCTATTTCGTGACCAGCGTTAGCGATCGCTTGTAAAGCCTTAGTGTTCTTTTCCAAGGCGGCATCCTGACCCACAATGAAGACTGTGATTGTCACATTCCACTGCTGAAAAATATCTAAGAAACGAGGGACTGCAATATCTAAGTAAGAGGGAAAAGTCTCCCAACCAGGAGCGCCCTGATTTTTTAGAAAAGACCAAACATTATCCAAGTCTAAAGAAAGACTGGCTATTGGTTTGTTTCCTCGTAACTTCGTTTTCATTATGAGTTTAAGTATTTGGATAATTTTAAGCGTAAATTAAGTTTTAGGAAGACAGATTTAATAACCTGCAACTTGATTCCTTAGAAGTTACTACGACCCGCTATTAGACATCGCACCAGCTACAAAGATTATAAATTAGATCGGCATATTTTCTAGATTATGATGCTCAATTTATATCATTAGTTTCAATAAAAAGCGATTATACAAAAAATTTTCAACATCCTAGATATTGATTTGCTGCTTCTGAGTCAAACACATTGCAATTCCCTTTTCGTAGTAAGCTGCCTCGTTAATAAAAATCGGCCAAACGGTAGATGCACCCTCATAAACAATTGTTTTATTATCAAAGGTTATAAACATTGGGTCTCCTGGGTTCAAGGCTTGGTAATCCTTGTCCTGAAGCTCTGGATGAATCATCGCAAAGATTTTGCCATCCTGTTGTTTTGGATAGTCCACAACTGATAAATGGTCATAGAGAATCAACGTTTCATTAGTTGATGCAATTTTACCTTGATTAAACTGTTCTAGATAGTCGAGAACCGCATAAACAAGTTCTTCTGTTTGTTGGAACAACGTCGCTTTTAAGATACCTTGGGCAATAGGGCCAACCTCGATCGCAAATCCTAATTCGCACAGGGAATTTACAAATGGATTTTCTGTAATAGATTTAAAAGAGCAGCGATAAATCCTCACCAAAGGGCTAATCTGACTGAGATAAGCAGCCAATTGCAAATTTAATGGATGACTGTTTACCAAAATAATTGTCAGACCCATGTTAGCTGTGCTGCTGTGCAAGTCTAGGATAAAATCTGCTTGTTTATTTCTGTTTGATCCTAAAGTGTTTTGAATTGATTTAGCTTGCAATTCTTCGTAACTGTTAAGAGTTGGATTTTGTAAATCTTGCTTGAGAAAACAGCGATTTAAATCCTTCTCTACATATCGCCTCCCTGCTGCAAAAGCGTTAGGATTTGCTAACAGAGTAACTGTCTCAAAACTTTGTCTAGTAATCAAGTCGGGAAATTGAGCAAATTTTTCGATTAAATAGGCCCCAGTAAACTCATTGCCATGAGTTCCACCAACAATTGCAACTCGATTAATTTGGTTCACAATTACACCAACTCCAGAATGCAGCCTCTCAATTAAGAGGTAGAGGGAAGGGAGCAGGGGGAGATGAGGGAGATGAGGGAGAAAAGAGAAATATTTAGTAATTTTTACTATTCAAATAGCTCGAAATACACTTGCTTGCTTGTTTCTTTCCCCCTGCTCCCCTGCTCCCTGCTCTCTTCCTCCGTCCTTCCCTGCCTCTTTTTCAATGTACATTATGAAGCATTCAGCGTGCCGATGCGATCGCGCCCAGATGGTTCATAAAGATAAGACATATCAGGCCCATCAGGAATAATCCCACCGGGGTTGAGTGGGAATAGGTTCCCGTAGTAGTCTCGTTTCACACTCTCGACATCGCAGGTGTCAGCTACACCAGGAAGCTGATATAGATCCCTTAAGTAAGCTCCCAAGTTGTGATAGTCTCGAATTCGCTGCCTATTGCACTTAAACAACCCGTAGTAGGCACTATCAAACCTAAACAACGTCGTGAATAAACGGACATCTGCAAGCGTGAGATTGTCTCCACACAAATATCGACTAGTTTGCAATGCAATGTCAATCTCATCGAGAGTCCCAAACAGTTCATTACAAGCTTGATTGTACGCTTCTTGGGTTTGGGCAAAACCGCAGCGATACACACCGTTATTTACTGCGTGATAAATTTTCTCATTCCACCAGTCAATTTTCTCTTTGAGTGCTTCTGGGTAAAGATTCAGTGTGGGATTGTTGGCGAACTCGTTAAATTCCGAGTTCAGCATGACAATAATCTCTGAACTCTCATTATTAACAATAGTTTTTGTTTGGTTGTCCCATAAAATTGGAACTGTAGAGCGCCCACTGTAACCAGGTTCTGCCAGTTGATAAAATTCAGCTAGTGTACGACAACCTTCTTCTTCTTCGTTGAATATCCAACCGCCTTCAATGGGAGAAGGAGAGACAATACATACTGATATTACCGCTTCGAGTTTTTTGAGCGATCGCACAACCAGGGTTCGATGCGCCCAAGGACAACCCAACCCAACATAGAGTCTATAGCGTCCTGCTGCTGGTGGGTGTGGATTTCCTTCTTCGGTACCAATGAACTTACGAAACTGGCTATTAGGACGAATATATGCTCCCGACTGATTGCTAGGAGCAAGCTTTGACATCATTATTTGCCACATAGTCGTCCAGACAAACTTTCCCAGCCAGATGATGAGCTTCGGAGGGAGTGTCCTCCCCTTTTTCTTGGGGAGATTTTTTTCGTCATCCATCGGAGTCGAGTTGCTCATGATGACAATCTTGCTTTGGGAATTCTTACAAGCTAATCGTATCAAACTTGCGATCGTTTTGCTACATCTATAACCAAAGAGGTATTGCTTTTTTAAAAAGTTGCTTACTTTCCAGACTTTAATATCTGTATCTGCTGTAATAAATTGCCACTTAATTGACTAAAAGGCTTAATGAGGATTTAGCGATATTTTGATTTTTTACCTAACGTGCCTTGTATCACATCAGACCATAAATTTCAAGTTTAGTGTTAAGAAGTAATAGTATTTAAAACCTATTCATAAATTTATTTTAGAAACACAACTTTTAAGCCAGCGATATCTAGCGCCAAGCCCGGAAATGTTTATGTGATATAGATTACGATATCATACACCCTTTCTCCCATAACCCAGTACAGGGATTAATTTAATACTAAATGGCATAGATGATTTACAGCACAATTACTATTGACTAAATAAATTTTACTTTAGCTTATTAATAATAATATCGGATCTTAATATCATTAATAAGTATAAAGAAGTCTTTCTATGGATATAAGTTTAGGAATAAATTACTTAAAGAGGAAAACATGAAATTTACGTAGTAAGAATTGTAAATAAAGTGACTCAAACTAACAACAAAAATAACCTTCTAGAGGAACCAGATTTAGGGACTTTCATCGCTCAGACTACTGCTACAGATAAATGGCAAGTATTGTCGTACAAAGCCCCAATCCTACCCATACATGCCGCCCTTCTTCGTACTGGTAAGATATTCTTTTTCTGTGGTTCAGGTAACGATCCGGCTCGGTTAAATACTCCCTATGACAGTGTGGTTTGGGATGTAAACAAGGGAACCTTTACCCATCAAGCACCTCCATTAGATAGTAATAATCAACCTATTGACCTTTTTTGCGCTGGTCACTCCTTCCGCTCTGAGGGTCTGCTAATGGTTGCAGGTGGAACTCTGCGCTATGACCCATTTTATGGTTCACCCTCTGCTCTACTGTTTGATCCCATTACCGAGAAATGGGTCAAGATCCCATCAATGAATAATGGCCGCTGGTATCCTACTGTGTTAACACTAGGCAGCGGTCGGATCTTTGCACTGTCTGGACCGGATAAAGATGGCAAGCTAAACAGACAACCAGAAATTTATTCTGTTACATTTTCAAATGGCTGGAATGCTTTTCCAATAACTAGCCCCTTTCCGGCATACGCGCAATTGTTTCTATTGAGTAGTGGGAAAATTTTTTATTCAGGCGCTCAGATGGGCAATTCTGGAGTAGCGCCAACTATACTAACCCTGCCAGATACATTTACGCAAAGCATTGCAGAAAAAGTTGTGCCAGGACTACAAAACCCAGATTTCGGTAATCAAGGTGCCAGCGTGCTTTTACCACCTGCACAAGACCAAAAAGTTATGATTATCGGTGGGGGTAATAGTACTACAGCAACAAACAGGGTAAATATTGTAGATTTAAAAGCTACTAATCCAACTTACGTAGCAGCAAAGTCTCTAAATTATGCTCGGATGCATCACAGCGCTGTTTTATTGCCCGATCGCACAGTGTTTGTTTGTAATGGTAGCAAAATGAGTGAGGACACAACACAATCAATGCTGCCAGCAGAAATCTACAATCCAGCCACAAATACCTGGACAGTAGTAGCTAAACAAAGTGTCCCCCGTGTATATCACTCTGTGGCCTTGCTGCTGCCAGATGGTAGGGTAGTTGCAGCTGGGGGGAACCCTCAACGGACTGTCAATGAACTGCGATTAGAAATTTACAGTCCTGCGTATATGTCGCGTTCACGACCAATTATTCAGAGCGCTCCTCAAACATTGAGCTACGGACTGC
The Nostoc punctiforme PCC 73102 genome window above contains:
- a CDS encoding polysaccharide deacetylase family protein, giving the protein MKTKLRGNKPIASLSLDLDNVWSFLKNQGAPGWETFPSYLDIAVPRFLDIFQQWNVTITVFIVGQDAALEKNTKALQAIANAGHEIGNHSFYHDPWLHLYSEDEIEQEVALAEQHIKRVTHQHPIGFRGPGYSFSPAVLKVLARRGYEYDASTFPTFLGPIARAYYLMTCKLSKEERKKREALFGGFKDGLQPLKPYQWKMGKDKLTEIPVTTMPIFKVPIHFSYIMYISTFSSEAALLYLRIALWLCKLTHVQPSLLFHPTDFVSQEDVPELSFFPGMSLPTYKKLAIVNKSLEIISSQFNVVTVGQHAKSVADAHKIPVLVPQKR
- a CDS encoding galactose oxidase-like domain-containing protein gives rise to the protein MTQTNNKNNLLEEPDLGTFIAQTTATDKWQVLSYKAPILPIHAALLRTGKIFFFCGSGNDPARLNTPYDSVVWDVNKGTFTHQAPPLDSNNQPIDLFCAGHSFRSEGLLMVAGGTLRYDPFYGSPSALLFDPITEKWVKIPSMNNGRWYPTVLTLGSGRIFALSGPDKDGKLNRQPEIYSVTFSNGWNAFPITSPFPAYAQLFLLSSGKIFYSGAQMGNSGVAPTILTLPDTFTQSIAEKVVPGLQNPDFGNQGASVLLPPAQDQKVMIIGGGNSTTATNRVNIVDLKATNPTYVAAKSLNYARMHHSAVLLPDRTVFVCNGSKMSEDTTQSMLPAEIYNPATNTWTVVAKQSVPRVYHSVALLLPDGRVVAAGGNPQRTVNELRLEIYSPAYMSRSRPIIQSAPQTLSYGLQFTIQTPQAGNIKWVSLIRPMATTHSCDTEQRIVDVPINSRNSTSLNVTVTNNRNIAPPGWYMLFISDSNGTPSVATWTRIF
- a CDS encoding glutathione S-transferase family protein — translated: MSNSTPMDDEKNLPKKKGRTLPPKLIIWLGKFVWTTMWQIMMSKLAPSNQSGAYIRPNSQFRKFIGTEEGNPHPPAAGRYRLYVGLGCPWAHRTLVVRSLKKLEAVISVCIVSPSPIEGGWIFNEEEEGCRTLAEFYQLAEPGYSGRSTVPILWDNQTKTIVNNESSEIIVMLNSEFNEFANNPTLNLYPEALKEKIDWWNEKIYHAVNNGVYRCGFAQTQEAYNQACNELFGTLDEIDIALQTSRYLCGDNLTLADVRLFTTLFRFDSAYYGLFKCNRQRIRDYHNLGAYLRDLYQLPGVADTCDVESVKRDYYGNLFPLNPGGIIPDGPDMSYLYEPSGRDRIGTLNAS
- a CDS encoding aspartoacylase codes for the protein MNQINRVAIVGGTHGNEFTGAYLIEKFAQFPDLITRQSFETVTLLANPNAFAAGRRYVEKDLNRCFLKQDLQNPTLNSYEELQAKSIQNTLGSNRNKQADFILDLHSSTANMGLTIILVNSHPLNLQLAAYLSQISPLVRIYRCSFKSITENPFVNSLCELGFAIEVGPIAQGILKATLFQQTEELVYAVLDYLEQFNQGKIASTNETLILYDHLSVVDYPKQQDGKIFAMIHPELQDKDYQALNPGDPMFITFDNKTIVYEGASTVWPIFINEAAYYEKGIAMCLTQKQQINI